Proteins encoded within one genomic window of Spirulina major PCC 6313:
- a CDS encoding pentapeptide repeat-containing protein has product MTYSLNHYYQVLGLEPGASLEDINQAYKDLAFIWHPDRLPQDNPRLIEKAAARLKEINHARDMLRSQAPTAAVPVSQSSPPSRPPSTPRSRPHNPPRPSNPYRTRHSYRRPDMHDMQGADLRGANLRERDLSGRNLKNANLTGANLRDGFLHGIDLEGANLRQADLFRANLLRANLRNANLEGANLVGADFSGADLSGANLKGALVGGSGDRWLVKLTGAILTGAILPDGRQCA; this is encoded by the coding sequence ATGACTTATTCGTTAAATCACTACTATCAAGTTTTGGGTTTGGAGCCGGGAGCTTCTCTGGAAGACATTAATCAAGCCTATAAAGATTTAGCCTTTATTTGGCATCCAGACCGCTTGCCTCAGGATAACCCCCGTTTGATCGAAAAAGCGGCGGCCCGCCTGAAAGAGATTAACCATGCGCGGGATATGTTGCGATCGCAAGCCCCCACCGCAGCCGTCCCGGTGTCGCAATCGAGTCCCCCCTCACGGCCACCGTCAACGCCGCGATCGCGCCCCCACAATCCCCCACGCCCCTCCAACCCCTACCGCACCCGCCACTCCTATCGCCGCCCCGATATGCACGATATGCAAGGGGCCGACCTCCGAGGGGCAAACCTGCGCGAACGGGATTTATCAGGACGGAACCTCAAAAACGCGAATTTGACGGGGGCAAACCTGCGCGATGGGTTTCTCCATGGCATTGATTTAGAAGGGGCGAACCTCCGTCAGGCGGATCTCTTTCGCGCCAATTTACTCCGGGCCAATCTCCGCAATGCCAACCTCGAAGGAGCCAACTTAGTCGGGGCGGATTTCAGTGGCGCTGACCTCAGTGGGGCGAATTTGAAAGGGGCCTTAGTGGGAGGAAGTGGCGATCGCTGGTTAGTGAAATTAACCGGAGCGATTCTCACCGGGGCAATCCTCCCGGATGGCCGCCAATGTGCGTGA
- a CDS encoding AAA family ATPase: MAITPDRFHQLKATLSRIIVGQQATIEQLLIALLCGGHVILEGVPGTAKTLLVKELSQAIHAQFRRAQLTPDVLPADLIGTHIFDLNSRTFTLKAGPVFTEILLADEINRTPPKTQAALLEAMAERQVTLDGETLPLSPLFWVIATQNPLEFEGTYPLPEAQLDRFLFKVVVSYPAPEFEKQMLLNLQNDASVTAATSELTVETILAAQAAVARVKVTEAVVDYLLALVTRSRQMADVALGASPRAAVAWLRASQATAWLAERDYVTPDDVKAIAPPLLRHRLILTPDALLNGITLEQAIASLLQTVTVPR, translated from the coding sequence ATGGCCATCACCCCCGATCGCTTCCACCAGCTTAAAGCCACCCTGTCCCGCATCATCGTCGGGCAACAGGCCACAATTGAACAATTACTGATTGCCCTCCTTTGTGGAGGTCATGTGATTTTAGAAGGCGTTCCCGGAACCGCCAAAACCCTGCTGGTGAAAGAACTTTCCCAGGCCATTCATGCCCAATTTCGTCGCGCTCAACTGACCCCGGATGTTTTGCCCGCTGATCTCATTGGCACGCATATTTTTGACCTCAATAGCCGGACGTTTACCCTGAAAGCGGGGCCCGTTTTTACCGAAATTCTCCTCGCTGATGAAATTAATCGCACCCCGCCCAAAACCCAAGCCGCTCTCCTCGAAGCCATGGCGGAACGTCAAGTTACCCTCGACGGTGAGACCCTGCCCCTCTCGCCCTTGTTTTGGGTGATTGCGACGCAAAATCCCCTGGAATTTGAGGGTACTTATCCCCTCCCAGAAGCCCAACTCGATCGCTTCCTCTTCAAAGTGGTGGTGTCCTATCCTGCGCCGGAATTTGAAAAGCAAATGTTGCTTAATCTCCAGAACGATGCTTCCGTAACCGCTGCGACATCGGAGCTAACGGTGGAGACGATCCTCGCGGCACAGGCGGCGGTGGCGCGGGTGAAGGTCACGGAAGCGGTGGTGGATTATTTATTGGCGTTGGTGACGCGATCGCGCCAGATGGCCGATGTGGCCCTGGGGGCATCGCCACGGGCGGCGGTGGCGTGGTTGCGGGCGAGTCAAGCTACCGCCTGGCTCGCCGAGCGGGACTATGTGACCCCCGATGATGTGAAGGCGATCGCGCCGCCCCTGCTGCGCCATCGTCTCATCCTCACCCCCGATGCTCTTCTTAACGGCATCACCCTAGAGCAAGCGATCGCCTCCCTCCTCCAAACCGTCACCGTGCCCCGCTAA
- the ispF gene encoding 2-C-methyl-D-erythritol 2,4-cyclodiphosphate synthase: MKIRIGNGYDIHQLGRDRDLILGGVKLDHHLGLVGHSDADVLTHAIMDALLGALALGDIGHFFPPTDPQWAGADSLKLLAQVHHEIQQRGWQIGNLDAVVIAERPKLKPHLGTMRDRLAQVLHLDRDQISIKATTNETLDAVGQEQGIATYAVVLLFASDS, encoded by the coding sequence ATGAAGATTCGCATTGGCAACGGTTACGACATTCACCAATTGGGGCGCGATCGCGATCTAATCCTCGGCGGTGTGAAGCTTGATCATCACCTAGGACTCGTCGGCCATAGCGATGCCGACGTGCTGACCCATGCGATCATGGATGCCCTGCTCGGAGCCTTAGCCCTGGGCGATATCGGCCATTTTTTCCCCCCCACCGACCCCCAATGGGCCGGAGCCGACAGCCTCAAACTCCTCGCCCAGGTTCACCACGAAATTCAGCAACGGGGCTGGCAGATCGGCAACCTCGATGCCGTGGTGATCGCTGAACGCCCCAAATTAAAACCCCATCTGGGGACAATGCGCGATCGCCTCGCCCAAGTCCTCCACCTCGATCGCGACCAAATCAGCATCAAAGCCACCACCAACGAAACACTCGATGCCGTCGGCCAAGAACAAGGCATCGCCACCTACGCCGTCGTGCTCCTGTTCGCCTCAGACTCGTAA
- a CDS encoding hemolysin family protein: MLSSFPALIAVAEAQPLLGSVWLDLTVIVLMLTLSAFFSGSETAITALDDLKLRGLIKHQGDPNGMFRLVLTKRPRFITTLLLGNNLVNIFSTVLTSNLFVLWLGNAGLGIATAVLTILVLVFGEITPKSVAILNSLAVFQLAVRPIYWLSRLFSALGLIFIFESITQRIIRLFQGKASKSSQDSESLTDLQLMIEILSGKGKLDFYRHDLISRALMLDQVMAKDVVKPRIEMQTISREATVAELVDLCLKTGYSRIPVQEESKDQIVGIVHLKQALQRLRGLPNGQIPQADIKLSDIIDPPVYVPETQRIASLLKEMLKQRWHLVIVVDEYGGTVGLITLEDILEELVGEIYDESDFPRPKPPLLRSNLVN, encoded by the coding sequence TTGTTATCCTCCTTCCCCGCTTTGATTGCCGTCGCAGAAGCCCAACCCCTCCTCGGTTCCGTGTGGCTCGATCTCACCGTCATCGTTTTGATGCTCACCCTCTCAGCCTTTTTCTCCGGCTCAGAAACCGCAATCACCGCCCTCGATGACCTCAAACTCCGCGGCCTAATCAAACACCAAGGCGACCCCAACGGTATGTTTCGCCTTGTCCTCACCAAACGGCCGCGCTTCATCACCACCCTCCTCCTCGGCAACAACCTCGTCAACATCTTCTCCACCGTCCTCACCAGCAACCTGTTTGTCCTCTGGCTAGGGAACGCTGGCCTCGGTATCGCCACTGCCGTCCTTACAATCTTGGTGCTAGTCTTTGGCGAAATCACCCCCAAATCCGTTGCCATTCTCAACTCCCTCGCCGTCTTTCAACTCGCTGTCCGCCCCATCTATTGGCTCTCCCGACTCTTCTCAGCCCTGGGGTTGATTTTTATTTTTGAATCCATCACCCAGCGCATCATCCGCCTCTTCCAGGGCAAAGCCTCAAAATCCTCCCAGGACAGCGAAAGCCTCACCGACCTGCAACTGATGATCGAAATCCTCAGCGGCAAAGGTAAGCTCGACTTCTACCGCCATGACCTGATTAGTCGCGCCCTAATGTTAGATCAAGTCATGGCGAAAGATGTGGTCAAGCCCCGCATTGAAATGCAGACCATTTCCCGCGAGGCCACCGTCGCCGAACTCGTCGATCTTTGTTTAAAAACCGGGTATTCTCGGATTCCGGTGCAGGAAGAATCCAAAGATCAGATTGTCGGGATTGTGCATTTAAAACAAGCTCTGCAACGCCTGCGTGGCCTCCCCAATGGCCAAATCCCCCAAGCCGATATCAAGCTCAGTGACATCATCGATCCACCGGTTTACGTGCCGGAAACCCAACGAATTGCTAGCCTCCTCAAAGAAATGCTGAAGCAACGCTGGCATCTGGTGATCGTGGTGGATGAGTATGGTGGCACGGTGGGCTTGATTACCCTGGAGGATATTTTGGAAGAGTTGGTAGGTGAAATCTATGATGAGAGCGACTTTCCCCGCCCTAAACCGCCCCTACTGCGATCCAATTTAGTCAATTAG
- a CDS encoding SGNH/GDSL hydrolase family protein produces the protein MGFMLGVWGTIALVIVAIAAELGLRWFFGFGRPVLYRGDPTIGYLPRPNQRTRRRGNRIVINAQSMRGEAIRAEVTGRRLLLLGDSVANGGWWTDQAEIISQQLGRRLAAVWGVEVEVLNASANSWGPRHEWAYVERFGLFGSDLVLVLLNTDDLFATAPTALPVGRDRNYPDRYPRCALHELYQRYGATQKPIPGLKAVQQEGGDRVGKNLAALAQIHNLAQAQGAGMVLAMTPLQRELKPAQPRDYEQQARDRLTQFAQDHTIPYLDFLSQFNADPSPHRFYHDHIHLNGAGNQAVSEAIASLLATFLGHDGKG, from the coding sequence ATGGGTTTCATGCTGGGGGTGTGGGGGACGATCGCACTCGTGATCGTTGCGATCGCAGCGGAATTGGGGCTGCGGTGGTTTTTCGGGTTCGGGCGGCCGGTGCTGTATCGGGGTGATCCGACGATTGGTTATCTTCCCCGGCCGAATCAGCGGACGCGGCGCAGGGGAAACCGGATTGTGATTAATGCCCAATCGATGCGGGGGGAGGCGATCCGGGCAGAGGTCACGGGACGGCGGTTGCTGTTGTTGGGGGATTCGGTGGCGAATGGGGGCTGGTGGACGGATCAAGCTGAGATTATTTCGCAGCAGTTGGGGCGACGGTTGGCGGCGGTGTGGGGGGTGGAGGTGGAGGTGTTGAATGCGTCGGCGAATTCTTGGGGGCCGCGCCATGAGTGGGCTTATGTGGAGCGGTTTGGTCTGTTTGGGTCGGATCTTGTCCTGGTGTTGCTGAATACGGATGATCTGTTTGCGACGGCTCCGACGGCGTTACCGGTGGGGCGCGATCGCAACTACCCCGATCGCTATCCCCGCTGCGCCCTCCATGAACTCTATCAACGCTATGGCGCAACGCAAAAGCCGATTCCGGGGTTAAAGGCGGTGCAGCAGGAGGGGGGCGATCGCGTCGGTAAAAATTTGGCGGCGTTGGCCCAGATTCACAACCTGGCCCAAGCCCAGGGGGCCGGGATGGTCTTGGCGATGACCCCCTTACAGCGGGAACTCAAACCGGCCCAGCCCCGCGACTATGAACAGCAGGCCCGCGATCGCCTCACTCAATTCGCCCAGGATCACACCATTCCCTATCTGGATTTTTTGTCCCAGTTCAACGCTGACCCGTCGCCCCATCGCTTCTATCACGACCATATTCACCTCAATGGCGCGGGCAATCAGGCGGTGAGTGAGGCGATCGCGTCTCTCCTAGCCACCTTCCTGGGTCATGACGGAAAGGGTTAG
- a CDS encoding TldD/PmbA family protein, protein MASLSDHQNRLDELIYRHRHRVDFLAIRLETSQGTDIVLRSPSAPIDTLSEGVSLGGQVRACYQGGWGFASFNHIVELEEQVEFAIAAARLVGSGNRASTCLAPIAGIHDSVILPFTGRDPRQVSLATKKDLCDRYLTALQTAAPNIVNSTVRYSDSTQQILLVTSDGTMIDQTWTDLEMRFAATARDGDRVQTGRETTGSRRGYDDLLGLDAAVTAAAQRATQALHLPPVKGDRYTVVIDPILTGLFVHEAFGHLSEADMAYENPDLLDVMQFGKRFGPPTLQIFDGAAPAGHRGSYAYDDEGTPATTTQLIRDGRLVGRLHSRETAGKLGEAPTGNARCLNYHYSPLVRMTNTWIERGQTPVADLCSDIKLGVYACNWLGGMTNGEMFTFTAGEAWMIRNGQRAEPVRDVTLSGNVFKTLAAIEGIGDDFLWDESGGCGKGGQNGLAVGCGGPSLRIRDVTVGGDAV, encoded by the coding sequence ATGGCGAGTCTGAGTGACCATCAAAATCGACTCGATGAGTTAATTTATCGGCATCGCCACCGTGTTGATTTTTTAGCAATCCGCCTGGAAACTTCCCAAGGAACTGATATTGTGTTGCGATCGCCTTCGGCCCCCATTGATACCCTGAGCGAAGGGGTCTCCCTGGGGGGCCAGGTGCGGGCTTGCTATCAGGGAGGGTGGGGCTTTGCCAGTTTTAACCACATAGTGGAATTAGAGGAACAAGTGGAGTTTGCGATCGCCGCCGCTCGTCTGGTGGGCAGTGGCAACCGTGCATCCACCTGCCTCGCCCCCATCGCCGGGATTCATGATTCCGTGATCCTCCCTTTCACGGGTCGCGATCCGCGCCAGGTCAGCCTCGCCACGAAAAAAGACCTCTGCGATCGCTACCTCACCGCCCTCCAAACCGCCGCGCCGAATATTGTCAACAGCACCGTCCGCTACAGCGACAGCACCCAACAAATTCTCCTCGTCACCTCCGACGGCACGATGATCGACCAAACCTGGACGGATCTCGAAATGCGCTTTGCCGCCACGGCCCGCGACGGTGATCGGGTGCAAACCGGCCGCGAAACCACCGGCTCCCGGCGCGGCTATGACGACCTCCTCGGCCTCGATGCTGCCGTCACTGCTGCGGCCCAACGCGCCACCCAAGCCCTCCACCTGCCCCCCGTCAAGGGCGATCGCTACACCGTCGTCATCGACCCCATCCTCACCGGCCTCTTTGTCCATGAAGCCTTTGGCCACCTCTCCGAAGCCGATATGGCCTATGAAAATCCTGATTTATTAGACGTTATGCAGTTTGGCAAACGCTTTGGCCCCCCAACCCTGCAAATCTTCGACGGAGCCGCCCCCGCTGGACATCGCGGCAGCTACGCCTACGACGACGAAGGCACACCCGCCACCACCACCCAACTGATCCGCGATGGCCGCCTCGTGGGCCGCCTCCATTCCCGCGAAACCGCCGGTAAATTAGGTGAAGCCCCCACGGGCAATGCCCGCTGCTTAAACTATCACTACTCTCCCCTCGTGCGCATGACCAACACCTGGATTGAGCGCGGCCAAACGCCCGTGGCGGATCTGTGCAGTGATATTAAACTAGGGGTTTATGCTTGCAATTGGTTGGGGGGCATGACCAATGGGGAAATGTTCACCTTCACCGCTGGGGAAGCGTGGATGATTCGCAATGGCCAGCGAGCCGAGCCGGTTCGGGATGTAACGCTGTCGGGTAATGTGTTTAAGACCTTAGCCGCTATTGAAGGCATTGGGGATGATTTTCTGTGGGATGAATCGGGGGGCTGTGGCAAAGGGGGGCAAAATGGTTTAGCGGTGGGGTGTGGTGGCCCTAGTCTCCGGATTCGAGATGTGACCGTAGGAGGAGATGCGGTGTAG
- a CDS encoding EAL domain-containing protein produces MKQHQATALQRWQPFLSGTIATLLVAGLQLLGWVEPFEGLAYITLFRLRGTQAWDDRIVVVGIDEAGMDVLEAADWSRRPYGELLEILAQAPAEVVGFDLLFEQATADDGMFAAAMQGDPAVVLGASWDSTGAFVQPPSPLLEAATSIGYITKFADYQGVTRKGSITRQSRPSLSYAIARTRPDLPPLPNPLPNLTWINWAAPMDTIPTYSLAAILKGDVDPAVFRDKIVLVGTTAAGIDPIRTPYDTAQPTHGIYVHAAMLSNLLQGNTLRVLAQHPWGRQWWVYAVLGLGLSGAIATRAHRWQLLSGVMLGGAIVLVGVGSLAVAVLVPVVPPLLIVGLTTGLSSIYKETRLTQRLTHQTRHDTVTGLPNRASFLATLTPLIQTHQTFALFFFDIDRFSSINTHHGDRIGDELLIQVVHRIQQAMAPIAHPQLARVGADELMLLVPAPPLLTSETRRAQALQTAHHLDQALRQGYVLSTETLYCTVSIGIVLSWESCPEADTLLHYAETAMYQARIQSKRNYALFNVQLHQGAIALWQLESDLRQSLQNSSISSQDSDLLKQGFYLNYQPIVDLKTGHIAGFEALVRWHHPTRGQLSPLEFIPLAEETGLITLLGQWVLYKACYQLRTWQMLFPEYQTLIMTVNLSPIQLLRPEVLTQIRSILLATGLQGSCLKLEITESSLMSNGNRAIALLEQLRQLGVQLSLDDFGIGYSSLSRLRHLPINTLKIDRSFVQNLSLEPENREIIKTMLDLGHQLKLDVVVEGIETPEQLEILRELHCDYGQGYLFAKPLAAAAVESLLATDPAW; encoded by the coding sequence ATGAAACAACACCAAGCAACGGCTTTGCAACGCTGGCAGCCATTTCTCAGTGGAACGATCGCCACGCTGCTAGTGGCTGGCCTCCAATTGCTCGGCTGGGTGGAACCCTTTGAAGGGTTGGCCTATATCACCTTATTTCGGCTCCGGGGCACGCAAGCGTGGGACGATCGCATTGTGGTGGTGGGCATTGATGAAGCGGGAATGGATGTCCTTGAAGCGGCCGACTGGTCTCGTCGTCCCTACGGAGAACTCTTAGAGATCCTGGCCCAAGCCCCGGCGGAAGTTGTGGGGTTTGATCTGTTGTTTGAACAGGCGACGGCGGATGATGGGATGTTTGCTGCTGCGATGCAGGGCGATCCGGCGGTGGTGTTGGGGGCTTCCTGGGACAGTACCGGAGCCTTTGTGCAGCCCCCTTCGCCCCTCTTGGAAGCGGCCACCTCGATCGGCTACATTACCAAATTTGCGGACTATCAAGGCGTGACCCGTAAGGGGTCGATTACGCGCCAATCCCGGCCTAGTTTGAGCTATGCGATCGCCCGCACCCGGCCGGATCTGCCCCCCTTACCCAATCCCTTACCGAATTTAACCTGGATCAACTGGGCCGCACCAATGGACACGATCCCCACCTACTCCCTCGCCGCTATCCTCAAAGGGGACGTTGATCCGGCCGTCTTTCGCGACAAAATCGTCCTCGTGGGCACAACGGCCGCCGGCATCGATCCGATCCGGACTCCCTATGACACTGCCCAGCCCACCCATGGCATCTATGTTCATGCGGCGATGTTGAGTAATTTGCTCCAGGGCAATACCCTGCGGGTGCTGGCTCAACATCCGTGGGGGCGGCAATGGTGGGTGTATGCCGTGCTGGGGCTGGGGTTAAGTGGGGCGATCGCCACCCGCGCCCATCGCTGGCAACTCCTCAGCGGTGTGATGCTCGGTGGGGCGATCGTCCTCGTCGGGGTTGGCAGTTTAGCCGTAGCGGTGCTGGTTCCCGTCGTTCCTCCCCTGTTGATTGTGGGCTTGACCACCGGCCTCAGCAGTATCTACAAGGAAACCCGCCTCACCCAACGCCTCACCCACCAAACCCGCCACGACACGGTCACCGGCCTCCCGAACCGCGCTTCATTTTTAGCCACTCTGACCCCTCTCATCCAGACGCACCAAACCTTCGCCCTGTTCTTTTTTGATATCGATCGCTTCAGTTCCATCAACACCCACCACGGCGATCGCATCGGTGACGAACTGCTGATCCAAGTCGTCCACCGAATTCAGCAGGCCATGGCCCCCATCGCTCACCCCCAACTTGCGCGGGTCGGAGCCGATGAATTGATGCTCCTCGTGCCAGCCCCCCCCCTCCTCACCAGCGAAACCCGGCGGGCCCAAGCGCTGCAAACCGCCCACCACCTGGATCAAGCCCTGCGCCAAGGCTATGTCCTCAGCACCGAAACCCTCTACTGTACCGTCAGCATCGGGATTGTCCTCTCCTGGGAATCCTGCCCGGAGGCGGATACCCTGCTGCACTATGCCGAAACAGCAATGTATCAGGCGCGGATTCAAAGTAAGCGCAATTATGCCCTGTTTAATGTCCAACTCCATCAAGGGGCGATCGCTCTCTGGCAATTGGAATCAGATTTGCGCCAATCCCTCCAAAACAGCAGCATCTCCAGCCAAGATAGCGACCTCTTAAAACAAGGCTTTTACCTCAACTATCAGCCGATTGTGGATCTGAAAACCGGTCACATTGCCGGGTTTGAAGCCCTCGTCCGCTGGCATCACCCCACCCGCGGCCAACTCTCCCCCCTGGAATTCATCCCCTTAGCCGAAGAAACCGGCTTAATCACCCTCCTCGGACAGTGGGTACTCTATAAAGCTTGCTATCAACTGCGCACCTGGCAAATGCTCTTCCCGGAATATCAAACCCTGATCATGACCGTGAACCTCTCCCCGATTCAACTGCTACGGCCGGAAGTGCTGACCCAAATTCGCTCAATTCTCCTCGCCACGGGCTTACAGGGGTCTTGCTTGAAATTAGAAATCACCGAAAGCAGTTTAATGAGCAATGGCAATCGAGCGATCGCCCTCCTCGAACAACTGCGCCAATTAGGGGTACAACTGAGCTTAGATGACTTTGGAATCGGCTATTCTTCCCTCAGTCGCCTGCGCCATCTCCCGATCAACACCCTCAAAATTGACCGTTCCTTCGTCCAAAACCTCAGCCTCGAACCGGAAAACCGCGAAATCATTAAAACCATGCTCGATCTGGGGCATCAACTGAAACTCGATGTGGTGGTGGAAGGCATCGAAACCCCGGAGCAACTTGAAATTCTCCGCGAGTTGCACTGTGATTATGGTCAAGGCTATCTCTTCGCTAAGCCCCTCGCCGCCGCTGCCGTTGAAAGTCTCCTCGCCACTGATCCCGCCTGGTAA
- a CDS encoding YebC/PmpR family DNA-binding transcriptional regulator, producing the protein MAGHSKWANIKRQKARVDAKKGKTFTQLSRAIIVAARNGLPDPSGNVQLRTAIDKAKAAGIPNDNIDRAIAKGAGTYANDSDNYEAIRYEGYGPGGVAVLIEAFTDNRNRTAADLRAAFSKNGGNLGETGCVSWMFEQKGVVCLAGEIHEETLLEMAIAGGGETYELLTDAEDLSAEVFTEVTNLDHLSQTLQNHPFTVKDAELRWIPSTSITLDDLEHGKAMLKLIDALEALDDVQNVTTNFELDDELITQLT; encoded by the coding sequence TTGGCAGGACATAGTAAATGGGCCAACATCAAACGCCAAAAGGCACGAGTAGACGCGAAAAAAGGCAAAACCTTCACGCAATTGTCGCGGGCGATCATCGTGGCGGCGCGAAACGGTTTGCCCGACCCCAGCGGCAATGTGCAACTGCGCACGGCAATTGACAAGGCGAAGGCGGCCGGGATTCCCAACGACAATATTGATCGGGCGATCGCCAAAGGGGCCGGAACCTACGCCAACGACAGCGACAACTACGAAGCGATCCGCTACGAAGGCTATGGCCCCGGCGGGGTTGCCGTCTTGATCGAAGCCTTCACCGACAACCGCAACCGCACCGCCGCCGACCTCCGCGCTGCCTTCAGTAAAAACGGCGGCAATTTGGGCGAAACGGGCTGTGTGAGTTGGATGTTTGAGCAAAAGGGCGTGGTCTGTTTAGCGGGTGAAATCCACGAAGAAACTCTTTTGGAGATGGCGATCGCCGGCGGCGGCGAAACCTACGAATTATTGACCGATGCCGAGGATCTCAGCGCCGAAGTGTTTACCGAGGTGACCAATCTCGATCACCTCAGTCAAACCCTTCAGAATCATCCATTTACGGTTAAAGATGCCGAATTACGCTGGATTCCGAGCACCAGCATCACCCTTGATGATCTGGAGCACGGTAAAGCGATGCTTAAATTAATCGACGCGCTCGAAGCCCTGGATGATGTGCAAAATGTGACGACCAATTTTGAATTAGATGATGAATTGATCACACAACTCACCTGA
- a CDS encoding DUF561 domain-containing protein — MTMNLKLRTAFEHHAALKVISGLHNFESASVAATVKAATAGGATFVDIAADPDLVRLARQLTPLPICVSAVEPEKFVTAIAAGADLIEIGNFDSFYAQGRRFEAPEVLALTEQTRALLPDVTLSVTVPHILELDQQVELAEALVAAGADIIQTEGGTSSTPHHGGTLGLIEKAAPTLAAATMISRVVSVPVLCASGLSDVTAPMAIATGAAGVGVGSAINQLNNEVAMVAAVRRFVEAIATVEHRTPVR; from the coding sequence ATGACTATGAATCTTAAACTCCGCACCGCCTTTGAGCACCATGCTGCCCTGAAGGTGATCAGTGGATTGCACAACTTTGAGAGTGCGTCGGTGGCGGCAACGGTGAAAGCGGCAACGGCAGGCGGGGCGACTTTTGTGGACATTGCCGCCGATCCGGACTTGGTGCGGTTGGCGCGACAATTAACCCCGTTGCCGATCTGTGTGTCGGCGGTGGAGCCGGAAAAATTCGTGACGGCGATCGCTGCCGGGGCCGATCTGATTGAGATTGGCAATTTTGACAGTTTCTATGCCCAAGGTCGTCGCTTTGAGGCCCCGGAAGTTCTCGCGTTGACGGAACAGACGCGGGCCCTGTTGCCCGATGTGACCCTGTCGGTGACGGTTCCCCATATTCTGGAACTGGATCAACAGGTTGAACTCGCGGAAGCCTTAGTGGCCGCTGGGGCTGACATCATCCAAACCGAAGGCGGCACCAGCAGCACCCCCCACCATGGGGGAACCCTGGGCCTAATCGAAAAAGCTGCCCCCACCTTAGCAGCGGCGACGATGATTAGTCGGGTGGTTTCTGTGCCAGTGCTCTGTGCGTCGGGCTTGTCCGATGTGACAGCGCCGATGGCGATCGCCACCGGCGCGGCTGGGGTTGGGGTGGGTTCAGCCATCAACCAACTCAATAACGAAGTGGCCATGGTGGCTGCGGTGCGCCGCTTTGTCGAAGCGATCGCCACCGTGGAACACCGTACCCCTGTACGCTAA
- a CDS encoding RRXRR domain-containing protein has product MQRIPVQNPDGTPAMPTKSSRAQRWVAQGKAQWVKTNLRIKAVRLKAEPSGRNTQPIVVGVDPGKLYSGIAVQSAQATLFQSHLELPYPRVRERMDHRRMLRRSRRSRRINRELPFQLRNHRQKRFNNRKQQKVPPSIRANRDLEFRVVQELSQLFPIATIGYEKVRADVDLTSGRKGAKSGKGFSPVMVGQAYAIEKMEQIAPVYTRYGWQQDGNGTAQLRSTLGLKKSQDKAEQIPQTHAVDGIALACGYFIEYRPFHRKRSHGYLWFGEVKLTSAPFVVIKRPPISRRQLHLMVPRQKGLRRKYGGTVTRHGFRKGDLVRAEMAGRVSVGYVSGDTTRQVSVSEFTWKRIGQFSAAKVEPLYRATGILVSCPQRLSVSGAFNPAA; this is encoded by the coding sequence ATGCAACGCATCCCAGTCCAAAACCCTGATGGTACTCCTGCCATGCCCACCAAGAGTAGTCGCGCTCAACGGTGGGTAGCGCAGGGCAAGGCCCAATGGGTGAAAACCAATCTACGGATCAAGGCAGTGCGCCTGAAAGCGGAGCCATCGGGTCGTAATACCCAGCCCATCGTGGTCGGGGTCGATCCCGGCAAACTCTATTCAGGGATTGCCGTTCAATCCGCTCAAGCGACATTATTCCAGTCCCACCTAGAACTCCCCTACCCCAGGGTGCGTGAACGGATGGATCATCGCAGAATGCTACGGCGTTCTCGCCGCAGTCGGCGGATTAATCGAGAGTTACCCTTCCAGCTACGAAATCATCGCCAAAAGCGATTTAACAACCGTAAACAGCAGAAAGTGCCCCCCAGTATCCGAGCCAACCGAGACCTAGAGTTTCGAGTTGTTCAGGAGTTGTCCCAACTGTTCCCCATTGCCACCATTGGCTACGAGAAAGTTCGCGCCGACGTGGACTTAACCTCAGGTCGAAAGGGAGCAAAATCTGGGAAAGGTTTCTCTCCGGTCATGGTGGGGCAAGCCTACGCCATTGAGAAAATGGAGCAGATTGCCCCCGTCTACACTCGCTACGGGTGGCAGCAGGATGGCAATGGCACCGCTCAACTTCGCTCTACCCTGGGATTGAAGAAGTCTCAGGACAAAGCAGAACAAATTCCCCAAACCCATGCGGTAGATGGTATCGCTTTAGCCTGTGGATACTTCATCGAGTATCGTCCCTTCCACCGGAAACGCAGTCACGGTTATCTTTGGTTTGGAGAGGTTAAGCTCACATCTGCCCCATTTGTGGTGATTAAACGGCCACCCATCAGTCGCAGGCAACTGCACCTCATGGTTCCCCGTCAGAAGGGTCTACGCCGCAAATATGGGGGCACAGTAACCCGCCATGGATTCCGGAAGGGCGATCTAGTGCGGGCTGAGATGGCAGGTCGCGTCTCGGTGGGCTATGTGAGTGGGGATACAACTCGGCAAGTTTCTGTTTCTGAGTTCACTTGGAAGCGTATTGGACAGTTTAGTGCTGCCAAGGTTGAGCCACTCTATCGCGCCACGGGTATTTTGGTCAGTTGCCCGCAGAGATTGTCAGTCAGTGGGGCATTTAACCCCGCTGCCTGA